The DNA segment GAACTTGGGCCGCAGGTCCGAGGTGATGATCTTCTCGTTGGCCCGGTACATGGCCTCCTGCTGCCGCATCTGGGCCAGTTCGCTCCGCTCCGCGCCCGCGGGCTTGGCGAGCAGTTCCGCCCGTCCGAGGTCGGCCAGCCGCAGGGGAGCCTTGGGATCCAATCCCAGTTGTCCGTTCAGAACCTCCAGGGTCCGCTTCACGTCGGCCTCGGCCTGGAGGGCATCGGGAATCACGGCAAACAGCTCGCTCTCGGCCCGCAGCCGATCCAGCTCCGTGGCGGTCTGCGATTCCAGCCGCGCCTTGACGTCGGAGACGAACTGCTCCGCGGTCTTCCGCTGGACCTGCACCACTTCCAGCTGCGCCTGGGCGGAGAGCACCGCCAGGTAGGCCTTCGCCACGCCGTGGAGGGTGTCCAGTTCGGCGGTGGTGAACCCGTAGACCGCCTCGCGCTCGCCCATCTTGGCGATGTCGATGGCGGTGCCCAGCTTGCCCCAGTAGAAGAGCGGCTGCGCCAGGTTGGCCTGGCCCGTGTAGATGTTGCGGGCGCCCACCAGCGATTCGGGCGTGAACCCGAACTGGGCGGCGCTGTCGCCGAACCCGCTGTTGAGGATGGACACGTCCCGCGCCCGGGTGAAGTCGCCCACCAGGGTGAGCTGCGGCAGCGCGTCGGCGCGGGTGGCGGTGATCAGCCCGCGGCGCTCGTCCACCCGGGCCTTGGCGGCGCGGAGCAGGGGGTTCTCCTGCCGGGCGCGGGCCAGCGCCCCCGGCAGATCCAGGGACGGGGCGGCTGAGGCCGCCGGAGCGGGGACTTCCGGAGAAGTCGGCGGGGGAAGCGGCGCCTGCGCCAGAAGGGCGGGCGGGGCGAACAGCAGCAT comes from the Geothrix sp. 21YS21S-4 genome and includes:
- a CDS encoding TolC family protein; protein product: MLLFAPPALLAQAPLPPPTSPEVPAPAASAAPSLDLPGALARARQENPLLRAAKARVDERRGLITATRADALPQLTLVGDFTRARDVSILNSGFGDSAAQFGFTPESLVGARNIYTGQANLAQPLFYWGKLGTAIDIAKMGEREAVYGFTTAELDTLHGVAKAYLAVLSAQAQLEVVQVQRKTAEQFVSDVKARLESQTATELDRLRAESELFAVIPDALQAEADVKRTLEVLNGQLGLDPKAPLRLADLGRAELLAKPAGAERSELAQMRQQEAMYRANEKIITSDLRPKFDLTASYGYQAEKSDNLFKEPYDTWKVSVTMRFPVFDGLRSSGKRAQNTAQLEQVKQTRIDKERSIAIEQSTADRELDKAVALDEAARRAHDAAAEALRMSRESFDQGLITSLDLLQAERAERQAESQRRRAELGLWSARFDQRRSLGLPPL